A region of Streptomyces sp. NBC_00654 DNA encodes the following proteins:
- a CDS encoding ABC transporter permease yields MLVHSRTGKWATWAVFLLLFVPLFAVPMLVIVAASFATNWSGAFPSGPTTEHYAAATSGDSLQALTTSLVTAVSASLLALLIGSWAALAAASLRRRGKRLLDALFMLPVAVPSVVVGLAVLVAFSRPPVLLNGTRWIVILAHTVLVTAFAYQSVSAAIVRLDPMYEQAAASLGARPSYVLWRIRLPLLLPSLTAAAGLCFALSMGELSATMMLYPPDWTPLPVQIFAATDRGSLFTGAAVAVVLMGTTLLVLLGVSRIRTRASYR; encoded by the coding sequence GTGTTGGTGCATAGCCGAACCGGGAAGTGGGCCACCTGGGCCGTCTTCCTCCTGCTCTTCGTCCCGCTCTTCGCGGTGCCGATGCTGGTCATCGTCGCCGCGTCGTTCGCCACGAACTGGTCCGGAGCCTTCCCCTCCGGGCCCACCACCGAGCACTACGCCGCCGCCACCAGCGGCGACTCCCTCCAGGCGCTCACCACCAGCCTGGTCACCGCCGTCAGCGCCAGCCTCCTCGCACTGCTCATCGGCAGCTGGGCCGCGCTGGCCGCCGCCTCGCTGCGCCGGCGCGGGAAGCGGCTCCTGGACGCGCTGTTCATGCTGCCCGTCGCCGTGCCGTCCGTCGTCGTCGGCCTCGCCGTTCTCGTCGCGTTCAGCCGGCCGCCGGTCCTGCTCAACGGAACGCGCTGGATCGTGATCCTGGCGCACACCGTTCTTGTCACGGCGTTTGCCTATCAGTCGGTTTCGGCCGCGATAGTGCGTCTCGACCCGATGTACGAACAGGCGGCGGCCAGTCTCGGCGCCCGCCCCTCGTACGTCCTGTGGCGGATCAGGCTGCCGCTCCTGCTGCCGTCGCTCACGGCGGCGGCGGGCCTCTGCTTCGCCCTGTCCATGGGCGAGCTGAGCGCCACGATGATGCTCTACCCGCCCGACTGGACACCGCTGCCGGTGCAGATCTTCGCGGCCACCGACCGCGGCTCGCTCTTCACCGGCGCGGCGGTCGCCGTGGTCCTCATGGGGACGACGCTGCTCGTCCTGCTCGGCGTCTCCCGCATCCGCACCAGGGCCTCGTACCGCTGA